The Cervus canadensis isolate Bull #8, Minnesota chromosome X, ASM1932006v1, whole genome shotgun sequence genome contains a region encoding:
- the LOC122435288 gene encoding translation initiation factor IF-2-like, which translates to MPLGGLGPRATAHLEGNAPNPDRGSHPPPLAVPNRPGLSPGSRWRSRRARAWSSRGMGAGCCQASFWLEGTRPEQGEREKMRGAGAASRCLSHPKRKARRVREPVRRSGLGIAGLRGPGPAASQLLGFVVRDRGRSGAAAAAGSRAGPKQPAGSAPGARGSAAAGRAPTRPRRPQRKGVWESARGGGGSLSPSWVCLEPRAPQTRLPPAPPPGVPLPAPGKTVPGSPYRPEGFSRLWFLLG; encoded by the coding sequence ATGCCTCTTGGGGGCCTGGGGCCAAGGGCCACAGCGCATCTGGAAGGCAATGCCCCCAATCCGGATCGTGGCTCCCACCCTCCGCCACTTGCAGTCCCCAACCGGCCGGGTCTCTCACCTGGGTCTCGCTGGAGGAGCCGGAGGGCGCGGGCATGGTCCTCCCGTGGGATGGGCGCTGGCTGCTGCCAGGCCTCCTTCTGGCTCGAGGGGACCCGTCCtgagcagggagagagggagaagatgAGAGGCGCGGGGGCAGCCTCGAGGTGCCTTTCCCACCCTAAGCGCAAAGCCAGGCGGGTGCGGGAACCTGTTCGCCGTTCAGGCCTCGGGATTGCGGGCCTGCGGGGCCCTGGGCCGGCCGCGAGCCAACTCTTAGGATTCGTGGTCCGGGATCGAGGCCGGAGCGGGGCAGCGGCGGCCGCGGGGAGCCGGGCTGGCCCTAAGCAGCCGGCTGGCAGCGCCCCCGGAGCCCGAGGGTCCGCGGCGGCCGGAAGGGCCCCGACCCGCCCGCGCCGGCCTCAGCGCAAGGGAGTCTGGGAGAGCGCGCGTGGGGGCGGCGGGAGCCTGAGCCCCAGCTGGGTCTGCCTGGAACCCCGGGCTCCCCAAACCCgacttcctcctgctcctcctccaggggtcccACTCCCGGCCCCCGGGAAGACAGTTCCAGGCAGCCCGTACAGACCAGAGGGGTTTTCACgtctttggtttcttttaggatga